The window CCGCGGCAGAGACGCCAAAGGCCAGTACAACGCTTCCCGGGGAAATGATCGTCCGCCAGGAGGCATAAAGGGTAATGATTTTTGTGAGAACAAATCCCAGAAAGATTCCCAGAAAACCACCGATTGCGCTCAGAATAATGGCTTCCACCATAAATTGAATCAGGATGTCGCGCCGGGTGGCGCCCACGGCACGGCGGATACCGATTTCACGCGTCCGCTCCATTACCGATGCCAGCATGATGTTCATAATGCCGATTCCGCCGACCAAAAGGGAAATGCCGGCAATGGCACCCATCACAATATTAAAAATACGCTGGGTTTTTTGGCGCTGACGAACCAACGCCTCCGGCACCACAATTTGAAAATCATCCTGATTTTTATGCCGTTTTTTAAGCTGAATATCCAACAGATTGGCGGCTTCCTGAATGCGATCGGGGTCCTTTACCCGAACAACCAGCCAATCCAGTTGCCCCTGTTTCAATTTTCTGTAGAACCGTTTTCGAGCCGTCTGAAATGGAATGTAGATATCGTTGTTCATGTCGCGGAAGCTCTTGAAACTTCCGCTGCCTTGAAGCCGCGGAGGAAACGTACCAATGACCGTAAACCACAGATCGTTGATTTTGATTTGTTTTCCTACGGGATTTTGGAAATAGAATAATTTTTTCCGAATACCGTCTCCCAGTACGCAGACTTTTCGGGCCTCTTTCTCATCCCAGTAATTGAAAAATCCGCCCCGGGCAAGTGCCACACCCATCATTTGAGCGTAGTTAGGGAACGTCCCGATCACATTCGCCTGAGAATGTTCGGAGCCGCTTGTTGCTTTTTCTTCCTCCTGAATGAGCGGAAGAAAATCTTCAATCAGAGGGTTGGTTTTAAGAAGCGCCCACCCGTCGTCCGATGAAAGTCCCGGACTCTTGAGCACGCCCTGATTGTTGGAGGAACTTCCCTCGACGATCGGTTTGCTCTTGATCAGAATGTTCTGAATACCGAGCTGCGAGATTTGCTGCAAGGCTTCCTGCTTGGCGCCCTCGCCGATGGAAAGCATTCCAATCACCGCTGCCACGCCAAAAATAATTCCCAAAATGGTCAGAAATGAGCGCAGTTTGTGGGCCAGCAAGCCGGCTGTTCCAATTTCAACACTCTCTTTGAAATCCATTTTTTAGTCGTCCCAATTAGTCAATCAAACTGAAAAAATAACGTTCCGCTGGAATTTTTGCGGGCATTGCATAAACGAATCCTGTTTAAAAAATCTTTAAATAATGGCCGGTTTAATTATTTAGTCCCGCTTCATTAAAATCTATTCCTCCTGACCCTCCCCGAGACAGGGGGTGGGTTCAAAACAAGCGGTGTCCCATTTTCAAACCAGGACATTAACATTTATCCCACGATAATCATTCGCCGCACCGAGCCGCCCCTCTTTTTGGTTTTCGGTTTGGATTCCGAGGGCAGCTCTTTTCCCATCTCATGAAAGGGTTTTGTGGGATCCCAGAGTGAAACCTTTTCTCCGGGTTTTAGTCCCTTTTTAATGATGATAAAATCCTCATTCTTTTCCCCGGTTTCAACCTCACGTACTTTGGGTTTGGGGGTCAGCACATAAACAACGGTTTTTCCATCCTTTTCGAAAACAGATTCAAGGGGAACAGAGATGACATTTTTTCGGCGGTCCGTAATGATTTTACAGGTGGCCGTCATGCCGGGCTTTAGCTGCTGG is drawn from Calditrichota bacterium and contains these coding sequences:
- a CDS encoding FtsX-like permease family protein, which encodes MDFKESVEIGTAGLLAHKLRSFLTILGIIFGVAAVIGMLSIGEGAKQEALQQISQLGIQNILIKSKPIVEGSSSNNQGVLKSPGLSSDDGWALLKTNPLIEDFLPLIQEEEKATSGSEHSQANVIGTFPNYAQMMGVALARGGFFNYWDEKEARKVCVLGDGIRKKLFYFQNPVGKQIKINDLWFTVIGTFPPRLQGSGSFKSFRDMNNDIYIPFQTARKRFYRKLKQGQLDWLVVRVKDPDRIQEAANLLDIQLKKRHKNQDDFQIVVPEALVRQRQKTQRIFNIVMGAIAGISLLVGGIGIMNIMLASVMERTREIGIRRAVGATRRDILIQFMVEAIILSAIGGFLGIFLGFVLTKIITLYASWRTIISPGSVVLAFGVSAAVGILFGIFPARKAALLDPIESLRYE